Proteins from one Kazachstania africana CBS 2517 chromosome 1, complete genome genomic window:
- the TVP23 gene encoding Tvp23p (similar to Saccharomyces cerevisiae TVP23 (YDR084C); ancestral locus Anc_8.216): MDHVKNFYNTILKSSHPLLLTLHLSGKVVPIVFYLLGSIFTGFTAQFISVVLLLAFDFYFSKNVSGRKLVQLRWWYDSSISRTSTLKFESHKEYTDGPPINPIDSKLFWWSMYLTPAIWVVFGIMCLLRLKIFYLLLVCVAICLTGWNTYGYRCCDKWEPGSNGNEQNNTWFQLPSIPGLDNLQRIARVQNFFNSATGGNA; the protein is encoded by the coding sequence ATGGACCACGTTAAGAATTTTTACAATACTATACTTAAGTCCTCACATCCGTTGCTTCTTACCCTACATTTGTCAGGTAAAGTAGTACCTATAGTTTTCTATTTATTAGGGTCTATATTTACAGGTTTCACAGCACAATTTATCAGCGTAGTGTTACTATTAGCATTCGATTTTTATTTTAGTAAAAATGTAAGCGGTAGGAAATTGGTGCAATTACGATGGTGGTATGATTCCTCTATTTCAAGGACTTCAactttaaaatttgaatccCATAAAGAATACACAGATGGTCCACCAATCAATCCAATCGATTCTAAGTTGTTTTGGTGGTCCATGTATTTAACTCCTGCCATTTGGGTTGTCTTCGGAATAATGTGTCTTTTGAGATTGAAGATTTTCTATTTATTACTAGTGTGTGTGGCCATTTGCTTAACGGGCTGGAACACATATGGTTACCGTTGCTGTGATAAATGGGAACCTGGGAGCAATGGGAATGAGCAAAACAACACTTGGTTCCAATTACCAAGTATTCCAGGATTAGACAATCTACAAAGAATTGCAAGAGTACagaatttcttcaactcAGCAACCGGTGGAAATGCATAA